AAGCGGGTACACTCCGGGATCGGTTACTTGCCGCCGGAGGAGTTTGAAGCTATATTGCAGGATGAAGACAGGAAACAGGAACTCGGACAGGTCACACTAAAACTGGCGGATTAACTGTCCAGTTGACGGGGTGCAGTCCACAGGGCTGGGCCTGCCCTTGTGCAGTGAGATAATGGAAATCCATGGCGGATCGATCAGGGTGGAGTCCGTCCATGGCCAGGGGAGCGTGTTTTACCTGGATTTCCCGCTGTGCAGGATCGTTTCGGGGCCAGGTTGTCATAATACGGTTGGTTGATTCTGGCGGCTGTGGCGCGCAGGTCTGTCCGGCTCCCTTGCGCCAGGCCGTCCCATATTCAGCCCTCCCAACCGGTTGTCTTGAAATTAACCGCATAGTATATTCCCGGTAACAATTCAAACCGCATACCGGAATCCTAGGCCGAATGAAAGCGTTGCTTGGTGTGATCCATGCCCCCAAAGGCTTGCTGTATCTTTTGCGCGGGGTGAAAATCATATTTTCCGGATGGGACGTGGCCAAGTTCGCCATCGCCCCTGTCGCGCTCAACACGCTTGTGTTCGCGGCGTTCCTGATGTCGTTCAATTACTTCGCATACCACATATCCACCGCGATTTTTGACCAGTCGTCGAAGGAATGGTATTGGGCGGCGCTTTCGATGATAACCGGCGGGGCGCTGTTCTTTGTATCGGTCATCGTGGTGATCTTCGGATTCGCGGCGGCGGGGCTGATCATCGCCGCTCCGTTCAACGACATGCTGTCGGCGGCGGTGGAGCGCAAGCTCACCGGGCGTGTGCGGGAGCTTAAGATGCCGCTGTGGAATTATTACCTCCATGTGATGAAAAACGAATCGAAGAAAATGGCGGTCATCATATCATTGCAACTTATGCTGGCGTTGGTGAATCTGGTCCCGGGATTCGGCCAGCTCACCTTTGCCGTGTTAAGCCCACTGTTCATAACGTTTGTGATGGCGTTTGAGTTCACCGGATACACGCTGGACCGGCGGGCGTTCACGTTCCGGGACAAACGCATGTACCTTTTCTCGCGATTCGGGCTGGCGCTTGGGTTCGGCCTGGCGGCAGGCCTTACGATGGTGATTCCAATTGCAGGCTTTTTCCTGATGCCCGCCGCCACCGCAGGCGGGACGCTGCTTGTGATCGAAAACCCGCCGGAAGGGGATCGGTGACAATACCCTGCGTTCCCTCTCCCCTCTTGATATAATCAGATTTTATGCAACGGAGCGGCGCCGGCAATGGAGTTTGAAGGCAGGGAGAAGGTCAAGTTCTACTTTTCCTTTAGCGACCCGTACAGTTTTCTCATCACCCCGGCTGTTAAGGGGCTGACGTCAAACTATAAAGTGGAAGTGGAATACATCCCCATTTCAGGTTTCGACCGGGAGGGTGTATTCAGCGAAAACGAAACGGTCCGCCGGTATTACAAACGCGACGTTGAACGGTACTCCGCGAAGGCCGGGCGCAAGCTTTCATACGAAGCCAAATCGCAAAACTCCCTTCCCTCGTGCCGCGCCAGGTTTTTCGCCGACGAGACACTGATGGGAATCAAGTACATAAACCTGGTGTTCGGCCTGCGGTGGCTGATGGGGAAGGATATATCAACCCTTGACCATATCGCCGCAGGGGTAAAATTCATCGAACTGGATGAAGCGGGTTTGAAAGAAGCATTCACCACGGAAAAATACGCGGCGCAACAAAACAACTCCGAGGAAGACGCCGTGAAGGATGGTGTTATAGGGACTCCGTTCATAGTGTTCCGGGGCGAGGCTTTTTATGGCCCGGACAGGCTGGATGCGCTGGAGACCGTTTTGAAAAGCGATCCTTCTCTGATCGTGTACCACGACGCCGGTTACGCGGTGATCAAGCATGAGG
This window of the Nitrospinota bacterium genome carries:
- a CDS encoding EI24 domain-containing protein, whose translation is MKALLGVIHAPKGLLYLLRGVKIIFSGWDVAKFAIAPVALNTLVFAAFLMSFNYFAYHISTAIFDQSSKEWYWAALSMITGGALFFVSVIVVIFGFAAAGLIIAAPFNDMLSAAVERKLTGRVRELKMPLWNYYLHVMKNESKKMAVIISLQLMLALVNLVPGFGQLTFAVLSPLFITFVMAFEFTGYTLDRRAFTFRDKRMYLFSRFGLALGFGLAAGLTMVIPIAGFFLMPAATAGGTLLVIENPPEGDR
- a CDS encoding DsbA family protein, which produces MEFEGREKVKFYFSFSDPYSFLITPAVKGLTSNYKVEVEYIPISGFDREGVFSENETVRRYYKRDVERYSAKAGRKLSYEAKSQNSLPSCRARFFADETLMGIKYINLVFGLRWLMGKDISTLDHIAAGVKFIELDEAGLKEAFTTEKYAAQQNNSEEDAVKDGVIGTPFIVFRGEAFYGPDRLDALETVLKSDPSLIVYHDAGYAVIKHEEFAEKMKNKEPLLVLDVRIPKEFAAGHIPGANCLPAKIVHRNINRLDRDWTIVLVDDGGVDASETAFLVAGDGFKKISVLSGGMKDWKGAVETGLAKWQDKIKPLK